The Pan troglodytes isolate AG18354 chromosome 17, NHGRI_mPanTro3-v2.0_pri, whole genome shotgun sequence genome includes a region encoding these proteins:
- the BCL2 gene encoding apoptosis regulator Bcl-2 isoform X4, with product MAHAGRTGYDNREIVMKYIHYKLSQRGYEWDAGDVGAAPPGAAPAPGIFSSQPGHTPHPAASRDPVARTSPLQTPAAPGAAAGPALSPVPPVVHLTLRQAGDDFSRRYRRDFAEMSSQLHLTPFTARGRFATVVEELFRDGVNWGRIVAFFEFGGVMCVESVNREMSPLVDNIALWMTEYLNRHLHTWIQDNGGWMWTCGSQL from the coding sequence ATGGCGCACGCTGGGAGAACAGGGTACGATAACCGGGAGATAGTGATGAAGTACATCCATTATAAGCTGTCGCAGAGGGGCTACGAGTGGGATGCGGGAGATGTGGGCGCCGCGCCCCCGGGGGCCGCCCCCGCACCGGGCATCTTCTCCTCCCAGCCCGGGCACACGCCCCATCCAGCCGCATCCCGGGACCCGGTCGCCAGGACCTCGCCGCTGCAGACCCCGGCTGCCCCCGGCGCCGCCGCGGGGCCTGCGCTCAGCCCGGTGCCACCTGTGGTCCACCTGACCCTCCGCCAGGCCGGCGACGACTTCTCCCGCCGCTACCGCCGCGACTTCGCCGAGATGTCCAGCCAGCTGCACCTGACGCCCTTCACCGCGCGGGGACGCTTTGCCACGGTGGTGGAGGAGCTCTTCAGGGACGGGGTGAACTGGGGGAGGATTGTGGCCTTCTTTGAGTTCGGTGGGGTCATGTGTGTGGAGAGCGTCAACCGGGAGATGTCGCCCCTGGTGGACAACATCGCCCTGTGGATGACTGAGTACCTGAACCGGCACCTGCACACCTGGATCCAGGATAACGGAGGCTGG
- the BCL2 gene encoding apoptosis regulator Bcl-2 isoform X5 codes for MAHAGRTGYDNREIVMKYIHYKLSQRGYEWDAGDVGAAPPGAAPAPGIFSSQPGHTPHPAASRDPVARTSPLQTPAAPGAAAGPALSPVPPVVHLTLRQAGDDFSRRYRRDFAEMSSQLHLTPFTARGRFATVVEELFRDGVNWGRIVAFFEFGGVMCVESVNREMSPLVDNIALWMTEYLNRHLHTWIQDNGGWLYM; via the exons ATGGCGCACGCTGGGAGAACAGGGTACGATAACCGGGAGATAGTGATGAAGTACATCCATTATAAGCTGTCGCAGAGGGGCTACGAGTGGGATGCGGGAGATGTGGGCGCCGCGCCCCCGGGGGCCGCCCCCGCACCGGGCATCTTCTCCTCCCAGCCCGGGCACACGCCCCATCCAGCCGCATCCCGGGACCCGGTCGCCAGGACCTCGCCGCTGCAGACCCCGGCTGCCCCCGGCGCCGCCGCGGGGCCTGCGCTCAGCCCGGTGCCACCTGTGGTCCACCTGACCCTCCGCCAGGCCGGCGACGACTTCTCCCGCCGCTACCGCCGCGACTTCGCCGAGATGTCCAGCCAGCTGCACCTGACGCCCTTCACCGCGCGGGGACGCTTTGCCACGGTGGTGGAGGAGCTCTTCAGGGACGGGGTGAACTGGGGGAGGATTGTGGCCTTCTTTGAGTTCGGTGGGGTCATGTGTGTGGAGAGCGTCAACCGGGAGATGTCGCCCCTGGTGGACAACATCGCCCTGTGGATGACTGAGTACCTGAACCGGCACCTGCACACCTGGATCCAGGATAACGGAGGCTGG CTTTACATGTGA